One window from the genome of Cyclobacterium amurskyense encodes:
- a CDS encoding TonB-dependent receptor, whose product MSLIACLVFFITGWQSEPDSARAFRQDTLELAKVEVHAAALRKYAFGQYVRTLDSDRLDQLSGYSMGEVLQQETGLFLRQYGSGMLASLSMRGTSAGHNALFWNGLPVNSPSLGQADYSIFPIGGFDEVNIHYGSSGALYGTDAIGGSVHLSSDLDFNSGNELKIGTLLGSFGRWHQQVSYRQGTEKFAFRTNVYRNYTANNFTYKDWASPGTPEKWQDHARVSQIGLVQDIAFKISRKQTLKANLWINSNDRQIQPLLGSAVRDVQEDRSVRTVIDYAFTGEKFTWTAKTGISSDVMVFNTDRNQTRLFLLGTSLDYSFSQKWQTLAGIRYSHIKGQLATYDSQEQRLELYQATNFKPWQNLGISMQLRQLIHEGEAAPFTPSLGVEWAFLTSNRWNWQLISNLSRSFKIPTLNDRLWVPGGNPDLNPEKSLSKEIGLTSKAKLSAFSIENRLTYFHMGVDDWILWLPNSTYWQAENVRSVVNQGLEYFFKGQFKQGRNSWGLNVDYSMNSAINQSGDQGNPLSQGKQLPYVPKHKIHTQGNLQNGPYKIYIQQQWTSERYVTTDNQSLLTSYNLWDTGLTYAFDWKGKLNGNLGFHTNNIFNVDYQVVRLRSMPGRNFQFNLNVVL is encoded by the coding sequence ATGTCATTAATTGCTTGTTTGGTTTTCTTTATAACGGGTTGGCAGAGCGAACCTGATTCCGCAAGGGCCTTCCGACAAGATACTTTGGAGCTTGCCAAGGTGGAAGTGCATGCCGCTGCTTTAAGAAAGTATGCTTTCGGTCAATATGTAAGAACCCTTGATTCGGACAGGTTAGACCAATTGTCCGGATATTCAATGGGGGAGGTTTTACAGCAGGAGACTGGCTTGTTTTTAAGACAGTACGGATCGGGGATGTTAGCTTCCCTAAGTATGCGCGGCACTTCAGCCGGACACAATGCCTTGTTTTGGAATGGATTGCCAGTGAATAGCCCTTCATTAGGGCAGGCTGATTATTCGATTTTCCCGATAGGTGGCTTTGATGAAGTGAATATTCATTATGGTAGCTCAGGGGCTTTGTACGGTACTGATGCCATTGGTGGATCTGTTCATTTGTCTTCTGATCTGGATTTCAATTCCGGCAATGAATTGAAAATAGGGACACTTTTGGGCAGTTTTGGTCGCTGGCACCAGCAGGTGAGCTACCGTCAGGGAACTGAAAAATTTGCCTTCCGAACCAATGTCTATAGAAATTATACAGCAAATAATTTCACCTATAAGGATTGGGCAAGCCCCGGTACCCCAGAAAAATGGCAGGATCATGCCAGGGTTTCGCAAATTGGTTTGGTGCAGGATATTGCTTTCAAAATAAGCCGGAAACAGACTTTAAAAGCCAACCTATGGATCAATTCCAATGACAGGCAGATACAACCTTTGTTGGGTTCAGCAGTAAGGGATGTGCAAGAAGACCGCAGCGTCAGGACTGTGATAGATTATGCCTTTACAGGCGAAAAGTTTACCTGGACAGCCAAAACTGGGATATCCAGTGATGTGATGGTTTTTAATACAGATAGAAACCAAACTCGCTTGTTTTTGCTAGGTACTTCATTGGATTACTCTTTCTCTCAAAAATGGCAGACCCTAGCTGGCATACGCTATTCCCATATCAAAGGGCAGTTGGCAACCTACGACAGTCAGGAACAACGGTTAGAATTGTATCAGGCCACCAATTTCAAACCATGGCAAAACTTGGGAATTTCCATGCAACTCAGGCAGCTAATCCATGAAGGAGAAGCAGCGCCTTTTACTCCTTCCTTGGGTGTGGAATGGGCTTTTCTCACTTCAAATAGGTGGAATTGGCAACTAATAAGTAATCTGTCGAGAAGCTTTAAAATCCCTACTTTAAACGATAGGTTGTGGGTGCCGGGTGGCAATCCTGATTTGAATCCTGAGAAAAGTCTTAGTAAAGAAATTGGACTTACCAGCAAGGCCAAATTATCCGCATTTAGTATCGAAAACAGGCTTACCTATTTTCATATGGGTGTAGATGATTGGATTTTATGGTTGCCAAATAGCACGTATTGGCAGGCGGAGAATGTACGTTCAGTAGTCAATCAGGGACTTGAGTATTTTTTTAAAGGTCAATTCAAGCAAGGTCGAAATAGCTGGGGATTGAACGTGGACTACAGTATGAATAGCGCAATCAATCAATCTGGAGATCAAGGAAATCCCCTTAGTCAAGGAAAGCAATTGCCCTATGTTCCAAAGCATAAAATTCATACCCAAGGAAACCTTCAAAATGGTCCCTACAAGATCTACATTCAACAGCAATGGACAAGTGAAAGGTATGTGACTACGGATAACCAAAGCCTTTTGACTTCCTACAACTTGTGGGATACAGGGCTCACTTATGCCTTCGATTGGAAAGGAAAACTAAATGGGAATCTGGGATTCCATACAAATAACATTTTCAATGTGGATTATCAGGTGGTTCGCTTGAGATCCATGCCTGGAAGAAATTTTCAATTTAATTTAAATGTAGTGTTATGA
- a CDS encoding ABC transporter substrate-binding protein produces MTVIRLLIFVLLFLPACQQASQKGAMDALEEVPLMYAKGFSLFRGENYHIIEIVQQEGENQLFLVYDSQKEIDFPDIPIDAKIVSGSHKIILSATPQVAHLDYLNAEESLMAFPDLDLITSEKVRKRINDNKVIDLGKGPTWDLEKIIDLQPDWVMVSGFGETSKMVERLKSAKIPVIVNKEYQEKHPLGRAEWIKVTGIFLGKQEEASAVYSKIAANYKAAQERASLVAAEGKPTVLSGSMYKDIWYAPAKDSWGAKIIADAAGKYLFDSMEGTGSLTLNYEFVLDKASQADYWIGAADYATLGSMVAQNPKYSGFEAYKKKNVYTYTLGKGETGGFRYFEEGYLRPDLVLLDMIKILHPEKAVDHQFRYFQKLED; encoded by the coding sequence ATGACTGTTATCCGTCTATTAATTTTTGTTTTATTATTTCTTCCGGCATGCCAACAAGCCAGTCAAAAAGGCGCAATGGACGCCCTGGAAGAAGTCCCCTTAATGTACGCAAAAGGTTTTTCGCTTTTCCGCGGGGAAAATTATCATATAATTGAAATTGTCCAACAGGAAGGTGAAAACCAACTCTTTTTAGTTTATGATTCACAAAAAGAAATTGATTTTCCTGACATCCCCATTGATGCAAAGATTGTTTCAGGCAGCCATAAAATAATTTTGTCTGCCACCCCACAAGTTGCTCATTTGGATTACCTCAATGCTGAAGAAAGTCTAATGGCATTCCCGGATCTTGACCTAATAACTTCTGAAAAAGTCAGAAAAAGAATCAATGACAACAAGGTCATCGACTTGGGAAAAGGACCAACCTGGGATTTAGAAAAAATCATCGACCTTCAACCAGACTGGGTCATGGTTTCAGGATTTGGAGAAACCTCTAAAATGGTAGAGCGATTGAAATCAGCAAAAATACCGGTTATTGTGAACAAGGAATACCAGGAAAAGCACCCTTTGGGAAGGGCCGAATGGATTAAAGTAACTGGGATATTTTTGGGAAAACAAGAAGAAGCCTCAGCCGTTTACTCAAAAATTGCCGCCAATTATAAAGCTGCACAAGAACGCGCAAGCCTTGTTGCAGCTGAAGGAAAACCTACTGTTCTCTCAGGCTCCATGTACAAAGACATTTGGTATGCACCTGCTAAAGACAGTTGGGGCGCAAAAATCATTGCAGATGCGGCAGGGAAATACCTTTTTGACAGTATGGAAGGAACCGGAAGTTTGACTTTAAACTATGAGTTTGTTTTGGACAAGGCCAGCCAAGCAGATTATTGGATAGGGGCAGCCGATTATGCCACTTTGGGCAGTATGGTTGCTCAAAACCCCAAGTACAGTGGATTTGAGGCTTACAAAAAGAAAAATGTATATACCTACACGCTGGGCAAAGGGGAAACCGGTGGATTCAGGTATTTTGAAGAGGGGTACCTGCGGCCGGATTTGGTACTTTTGGACATGATCAAAATTCTCCATCCTGAAAAAGCGGTGGACCACCAGTTTAGGTATTTCCAAAAATTAGAGGATTAG
- the ruvC gene encoding crossover junction endodeoxyribonuclease RuvC, protein MSKIVKNPVKEKIILGIDPGTTVMGYGLILVKGSKYSIIEFGVIHLKKYSDHALKLKKIFEKITYIIETHGPDSMALEAPFFGQNVQSMLKLGRAQGVAMAAALAKEVSITEYSPKKVKQSVTGNGNASKEQVAEMLKSLLNFEEVPKLLDATDALAVALCHHFHDGRIQTKGRSGGWKSFITENPDRIKK, encoded by the coding sequence ATGAGTAAAATTGTAAAAAATCCAGTCAAAGAAAAAATAATTTTGGGTATTGACCCTGGAACTACAGTAATGGGTTATGGTTTAATTTTGGTCAAAGGATCTAAATACAGTATAATTGAGTTTGGCGTCATTCATTTGAAAAAATACAGTGACCATGCATTGAAACTCAAAAAGATTTTTGAAAAGATAACTTATATTATAGAAACCCATGGGCCAGACTCCATGGCCTTGGAAGCCCCATTTTTTGGGCAAAACGTACAGTCCATGCTTAAATTAGGAAGGGCACAAGGGGTAGCCATGGCGGCAGCCCTGGCAAAGGAGGTATCTATTACAGAATATTCTCCCAAGAAAGTGAAGCAATCGGTAACAGGCAATGGAAATGCTTCCAAAGAGCAGGTGGCTGAAATGCTTAAATCCTTGTTGAACTTTGAAGAGGTACCAAAATTACTGGATGCAACAGATGCTTTGGCCGTCGCATTGTGCCACCATTTTCATGATGGAAGAATTCAGACCAAAGGGAGAAGTGGTGGCTGGAAGTCATTCATTACTGAAAATCCTGATCGAATTAAAAAATAA
- a CDS encoding nucleotidyltransferase substrate binding protein: MKKTVLECEHCFTDFISQLNELRDLIQEGQSHGMNDAIRAKLIVSFEKSHDAALETIASYFKSQGKAPFSGSRDLTVEAFHADLIDDGQGWLDMIIHRIKYNPLYPGDYLGSLSENIVKKYLGFLEGFERNMEKKLDS, encoded by the coding sequence ATGAAAAAAACGGTATTGGAATGTGAACACTGTTTTACTGATTTTATCAGCCAATTGAATGAATTACGTGATTTGATTCAGGAAGGACAAAGTCATGGAATGAATGATGCCATACGCGCCAAATTAATCGTAAGTTTTGAAAAATCCCATGATGCTGCTTTAGAAACCATAGCCTCATATTTCAAATCACAAGGCAAAGCACCTTTTTCTGGCTCTAGAGACCTTACCGTAGAAGCATTTCATGCTGATCTAATAGATGATGGACAAGGCTGGCTGGACATGATCATTCACAGAATAAAATACAATCCACTCTATCCGGGTGATTATTTGGGTTCTCTTTCTGAAAACATCGTCAAAAAATACCTGGGCTTTTTGGAGGGATTCGAAAGGAACATGGAAAAAAAACTGGATAGCTGA
- a CDS encoding PP2C family protein-serine/threonine phosphatase, giving the protein MTAETIKYQRKELELKALLEITQAINENKNESVLLNIFKFTCLVHLNIKSLVLYVYNQQEQFFLRRISHQVKEKLPEKIQKADVQENKELGKLSLSLSEEYSFAEVNIYVPVYHKDKMLAILFLSTKDQDAGLDLDFTQALTNILVVALENKRFARKQLEQESFRKEMEIASNVQRMLFPATLPDHNTLKAKVTYIPHSSVGGDYYDLIERSEDDVYFCVGDVSGKGMPASLLMSNFQAALRTLLRSGTDLKTIVEQLNFSTFDTTKGERFITFFLGHYSYSQKKLSYVNAGHNPPVLCTSASNSPELLEAGTTILGAFETLPFMEQGERENLDHFMLHLYTDGLTEALNPSGEEFGEERFLAYIDAHPSYNPERFHEGFLSALAEFSDGIPGRDDITLLSLQFN; this is encoded by the coding sequence ATGACTGCAGAGACAATTAAGTACCAAAGAAAGGAACTGGAATTAAAAGCATTGCTGGAGATCACCCAAGCCATCAACGAAAATAAAAATGAGAGCGTTCTTTTAAATATTTTTAAGTTCACCTGTCTGGTTCATTTGAATATCAAATCTCTGGTGCTCTATGTCTATAACCAACAAGAACAATTTTTCCTAAGAAGAATTTCCCATCAGGTTAAAGAAAAGCTGCCGGAAAAAATTCAGAAAGCCGATGTGCAGGAAAACAAAGAACTAGGCAAACTCAGCCTTTCCCTTTCTGAAGAATATTCCTTTGCGGAGGTAAATATTTATGTGCCCGTTTACCATAAAGATAAAATGCTTGCCATCCTCTTCTTGAGTACCAAAGATCAAGATGCAGGTTTGGATCTGGATTTTACCCAAGCATTGACAAACATACTTGTGGTGGCATTGGAGAACAAGCGTTTTGCCAGAAAGCAGCTGGAACAGGAAAGTTTCCGTAAGGAAATGGAGATTGCGAGCAATGTGCAACGCATGTTATTTCCAGCTACACTTCCAGATCACAATACGCTAAAAGCGAAAGTAACCTATATCCCTCACAGTTCTGTTGGGGGTGATTATTATGATTTGATTGAAAGGTCTGAAGATGATGTCTATTTCTGTGTAGGAGATGTTTCTGGTAAAGGAATGCCGGCATCACTGCTGATGTCCAATTTTCAGGCAGCCCTTAGGACCCTACTTCGCAGCGGAACCGATTTGAAAACAATTGTAGAGCAATTGAATTTTTCCACCTTTGATACTACAAAAGGGGAAAGGTTTATCACCTTTTTTCTAGGACATTATTCCTACAGTCAAAAGAAACTAAGCTATGTCAATGCTGGACATAATCCTCCGGTATTGTGCACAAGTGCAAGCAATTCTCCAGAACTGCTGGAAGCTGGTACCACCATATTGGGAGCTTTCGAAACATTGCCTTTTATGGAACAGGGAGAGAGAGAAAACCTTGATCATTTTATGCTTCATCTTTATACTGATGGTTTGACAGAAGCCTTGAACCCTAGCGGAGAGGAATTTGGTGAAGAAAGATTTTTGGCCTATATAGATGCTCATCCATCCTATAACCCTGAACGATTTCATGAAGGATTTCTTAGTGCTTTAGCCGAGTTTTCTGACGGTATTCCCGGAAGGGACGACATTACCTTGCTAAGCCTTCAATTCAATTGA
- a CDS encoding LVIVD repeat-containing protein: MKTKLHPHFILGMQFMLSLMMVLVLPSCEDQIETTYTYQTQVPVFIEVNSFREADIVIEPGIPLDQPGKIYIYGDYLFISEPGEGIHLLDNSDPSNPQNLNFINIPGTGDMAINENILYADNYIDLLAFDISNPENIQLVKREKDVFPNLYSNEETGTIMTYKDTVITSTESNMRWNSWGRPTFRTDMMTFESASYANSDGGQSYGQGGSMARFTLLGGHLYTVDNNSMRIFNVEKPMDPKYLSDINLGWGIETIFPFKGNLFIGSMSGMHIYDASNPAEPREMAVYSHITSCDPVVVNDDYAFVTLRSAAICQNGANELHVLDIKDLNSPTLLKAYPMDNPHGLGLSGDYLYLAEGDQGLKSFNVSDVMEITNNQLEHLKNLVSIDIIPGPKSLIVIGPDGVCQFDYSDPEKLKKLSCINVSNE; this comes from the coding sequence ATGAAAACAAAATTACACCCTCATTTTATTTTAGGGATGCAGTTTATGCTCTCCCTAATGATGGTCTTGGTGCTTCCATCCTGTGAAGATCAAATTGAGACCACCTATACCTATCAAACACAGGTGCCTGTTTTTATAGAGGTAAACTCGTTTAGGGAAGCTGACATTGTCATTGAACCGGGCATACCACTGGATCAGCCGGGAAAAATTTACATTTATGGTGATTACCTTTTTATCTCAGAACCCGGGGAAGGCATCCATTTACTTGATAATTCAGATCCATCGAACCCTCAAAACCTAAATTTCATCAATATCCCTGGCACAGGGGACATGGCTATCAATGAAAACATTTTGTATGCCGACAATTATATTGACTTATTGGCCTTTGATATCTCGAACCCTGAAAACATTCAGTTGGTAAAAAGGGAAAAAGATGTTTTTCCTAACCTCTATTCCAATGAAGAAACAGGTACCATTATGACTTATAAGGACACCGTCATTACCTCCACTGAGTCCAATATGCGCTGGAATAGTTGGGGAAGACCTACTTTTAGGACGGACATGATGACATTTGAGTCTGCTTCATATGCCAATTCTGATGGTGGGCAGAGCTATGGACAAGGTGGATCCATGGCGAGATTCACCCTGTTAGGTGGGCACCTCTATACAGTGGACAACAATAGCATGAGGATTTTTAATGTAGAAAAGCCTATGGACCCCAAATACCTCAGCGATATAAACTTAGGTTGGGGTATAGAAACAATCTTTCCATTTAAAGGAAACCTTTTTATTGGTTCTATGTCGGGCATGCACATTTATGATGCCAGCAACCCTGCAGAACCTAGGGAAATGGCTGTTTATTCTCACATAACCTCTTGTGATCCGGTGGTAGTCAATGATGATTATGCCTTCGTGACATTGAGAAGTGCGGCCATTTGCCAAAATGGAGCCAATGAACTACATGTATTGGACATTAAAGACCTTAACTCCCCTACACTATTGAAGGCTTATCCTATGGACAATCCACATGGCCTGGGACTTTCAGGGGATTACCTTTACTTGGCAGAAGGAGATCAAGGATTAAAGAGTTTCAATGTTTCAGATGTAATGGAGATCACAAACAACCAGTTGGAACATCTTAAAAACCTCGTTTCCATAGACATTATTCCCGGACCGAAATCGCTGATTGTTATAGGGCCTGATGGGGTTTGTCAATTTGATTACTCTGATCCGGAGAAACTTAAAAAATTAAGCTGTATCAATGTTTCCAATGAATAG
- a CDS encoding glycosyltransferase produces the protein MLYFLFAVAYFWGLRYLIRVWDDQTRKLGPLETDDQSFLNQCTLLVPFRNEENNLSLLLPHFADTLPPLVNVTFIDDHSEDNGAEMVNRFIEKHNLINWQLIKSKGVGKKAALSTGIQASKSEIIVTTDADVRVNKAWLTHLTAPFQDSNIQLVAGPVMTISRNGVFSDFQQIEWASLILMTQASFAKGEPFMCSGANLAFRKQAFNAVAGYEGNAHILSGDDEFLLKKLSYTFGPSALDYLITPFSLVKTHALKTPKDWIRQRSRWASKWNAHKEQKHWLSAVMLAAFCFLLLTSIPLVFISWKFTLGMLVFWVLRFKIEKEVLGKVLDHYRVKSSNLSWFLAGWIYPLLVLCTLPFAIFGNYTWKGRKS, from the coding sequence ATGCTCTATTTTTTATTTGCCGTAGCTTACTTCTGGGGATTGAGGTATTTGATAAGGGTTTGGGATGACCAGACAAGAAAGCTAGGGCCTTTAGAAACGGATGACCAAAGTTTCCTAAATCAATGTACTTTATTGGTACCTTTCAGAAATGAAGAAAATAACCTAAGCCTATTGCTCCCTCACTTTGCGGATACCCTTCCTCCATTGGTGAATGTGACCTTTATCGATGACCACAGTGAGGACAATGGAGCTGAGATGGTGAATCGGTTTATTGAAAAGCACAACCTAATTAACTGGCAGTTAATCAAGAGTAAGGGCGTAGGGAAGAAAGCGGCGCTAAGCACAGGGATTCAAGCCAGTAAATCAGAAATTATTGTTACTACCGATGCTGATGTTAGGGTAAACAAAGCATGGTTGACCCATCTTACCGCTCCATTTCAGGACTCAAACATCCAATTGGTGGCTGGTCCTGTGATGACTATTTCAAGAAATGGTGTTTTCAGTGATTTTCAGCAAATAGAATGGGCCAGCTTAATTCTAATGACACAGGCGTCTTTTGCCAAGGGAGAGCCATTTATGTGCAGTGGGGCCAATCTGGCTTTCCGAAAGCAAGCCTTTAACGCCGTAGCTGGATATGAAGGGAATGCCCATATTCTCTCAGGAGATGATGAATTTTTACTTAAAAAATTAAGCTATACATTTGGGCCTTCAGCTTTGGATTACCTTATAACACCCTTTTCATTGGTAAAAACCCATGCATTAAAGACCCCAAAAGATTGGATACGGCAGCGCTCAAGATGGGCCAGCAAATGGAATGCCCATAAAGAACAAAAGCACTGGCTATCCGCGGTAATGCTTGCTGCCTTTTGCTTTCTTTTACTGACAAGTATTCCTTTGGTATTTATTTCCTGGAAATTCACATTGGGGATGCTGGTTTTTTGGGTTTTAAGGTTTAAAATAGAAAAAGAAGTTTTAGGAAAAGTTTTGGATCATTATAGGGTAAAATCTTCCAATCTAAGCTGGTTTTTAGCAGGCTGGATTTATCCTTTGCTTGTGCTTTGCACTCTTCCTTTTGCGATTTTTGGAAATTATACATGGAAAGGAAGGAAAAGCTAA
- a CDS encoding YncE family protein, whose amino-acid sequence MKKMQLACKLFLFALLVSCGTDPVEIPQGAYENGVLIINEGAFGANDGEVYHFDKNTAEAEANVFENINTRPFAGLLQDLISYEDYTYLVANTGKVEVVQSADFISVGAVNNDLVNSRSMVKADGKLYISDWGPYDATWSNTESFVAVVENVTGGEIAYKILTPSRPEGLAFVGDRILVACQLGTIAVIEVGEDEVEKTVDVEGTPFFFFEFQGSHYLYANDSEKIYLHKLNSATFEVVETLEFPVSNSIYNGNFTINNSGELFVISNQTTEDVVVKLSIASASVEDADFYSGSNFYSLGFDNDTQTLYIGEHNGWQGNGTVMRINAQGDLIDQTAVGRGPSGFYFP is encoded by the coding sequence ATGAAAAAAATGCAGTTAGCCTGTAAGTTGTTTTTGTTTGCCCTTTTGGTATCCTGCGGGACGGATCCAGTTGAAATTCCTCAGGGGGCCTATGAAAATGGTGTGCTGATAATCAATGAAGGGGCATTTGGTGCCAACGACGGTGAAGTTTACCATTTTGATAAAAATACAGCAGAGGCGGAAGCCAATGTTTTTGAAAACATTAATACCAGACCTTTTGCGGGGTTGCTTCAGGATTTGATTAGCTATGAAGACTATACTTACCTGGTAGCCAATACCGGAAAAGTAGAAGTGGTTCAATCTGCAGATTTTATTTCTGTGGGGGCAGTCAATAATGACCTGGTAAATAGCCGGAGTATGGTTAAGGCTGATGGTAAATTGTACATTAGTGATTGGGGACCTTATGATGCCACTTGGAGCAACACCGAATCTTTTGTGGCTGTTGTTGAGAATGTAACAGGAGGGGAGATTGCCTATAAAATCCTTACACCTTCTAGGCCTGAGGGGCTTGCTTTTGTTGGGGACAGAATATTGGTAGCCTGTCAACTGGGAACCATAGCTGTGATAGAAGTTGGAGAGGATGAGGTAGAGAAAACTGTAGATGTAGAAGGAACACCATTTTTCTTTTTTGAATTTCAGGGAAGTCATTACCTCTATGCCAACGACAGTGAGAAGATCTATCTACACAAGCTGAATTCAGCTACATTTGAAGTGGTAGAGACCCTTGAATTTCCTGTGAGCAACAGCATTTACAATGGTAATTTCACCATCAATAATAGTGGTGAATTGTTTGTCATTAGCAATCAGACTACGGAAGATGTGGTTGTGAAACTGTCCATAGCTTCTGCTTCGGTTGAAGATGCGGATTTTTATTCCGGAAGTAACTTCTATAGTTTGGGTTTTGATAACGACACGCAAACATTGTATATCGGAGAGCACAATGGCTGGCAAGGCAATGGTACCGTGATGCGTATAAATGCCCAGGGAGATCTTATCGATCAGACAGCTGTAGGCAGAGGGCCAAGTGGGTTTTATTTCCCTTAA